The Deltaproteobacteria bacterium genome includes the window AGGCACGGATCGCGGAAGCCGTCGCATCCCGCTGACGGACGGATAGGACTCTCTATCCGCCGCACATTCGCGGTGCGAGCCCGCTGTCGGCGTCGACGAAGCTGCAGCAGTACCTGTTCAATGGATCATAATTCACGTCGAAGGCCAGCGTGTTCGGTGCCGTCGGCTTCGGGCAGGTGGTGAGGTAGTTGCAGCGCATCTCGTATGAACGTCCCGCCGACAGGACGTAACCTCGTTCTCTTTGACGCCCGACAACGTAGCATCTTGGACACAGCTGGTAGTCGATCCTGTGGCACCCTGGCGCTACGGCCGCGCGATAGATCGGTGGCTCGATCCCGTGTCCGTCCACCCAAATGACCTGACTCCCGGTTGCGTGCGCGATGCTCCACTTCCCGCCAAGCAACACGAAGGCGGCCCGTTCGGGGGGAAGCTCCGGTCCGTCGTACAGCCTGGCGGTCGAACATCCCGCTGCCAGCGACGTCAGCACGAGCAGGCGGCCGACAGCCGATATCGCCCCCGCGACCCCCCGTGCGCTTGTGCGGTCGCCGGGGTGCACATGCCTGGAGTTCATCGATACGAGTATCGGACGACCTGGCCGGCGCCTTGAGAGCGGCGCCCCACGCTTCCATGGGATACTCGATCGTCACGCGGATCGCCCCGGCGTTCTCGCCAGCAAGTGCGGCGCCCCACAGCCGCGCGAGTCGGAGCGCGAGCCGCGGGCGGCTAGTGACCGACCGCCTCCCCATCCGCGACCGGTGCGGTGTTCTGCAGGAACTGCATCAGCGGTGGTAGACCTCGACGTGGCGTGCCTCGTCGGCGACCTGGTTGGCGGCGTAGAACTTCGCCTCGGCCCACGGCACGCCCTGCACGATCTTCGCCGTCGCCAGGAGCGCCCCCTGCTCCCCGTGCAGGAACTGCGAGAGCATGAAGGCGTTCAGGTGGAGCTGCATCCGGATCACCTCGTCGTCGCCGAGGTGGACGGGCGGGCTCAGCATCGCGTTGATCATCGGCGCGAGGCCGTTGGCGACGCGCTGGCGCACGAGACGCTCGATGTCGACGTCGGTGGACCAGTCGAGGTCGTTGGCGTTCCAGGCGAGCGTCTTCCCTTTCTCGTAGAGGTTGAGCAGGTTCCGCTTGCGGAGCGCGTATTGCCAGTCGAAGACGCTGTCGATCGTCGCCTTGATCGGCTCGTACGCGCCGCCGGGCGGCACCGGGAGCGGATTCCGCTGGGCGTACTCCATGGCTACCTCCTGCGTTTGCGTGCCTTCGTCCGGCTCGATGCCGGCCGTGCGATGCCGACGTAGCGGAGAAACATCGTCGTGAGCTCCCGCCGGAGCTCGTCGTCGGACAGCGGGCGGCCGGCGGCCTCGGTCTTCTCGATCAGGACGTGATGGTTCATGAGTGCGAAGGCGGTCTGCACGGCGAGGTCGACGGCGAGCGCCGGATCGGGATGGTCCATCTCGCCGCGACGGGGGAGCAGCAGCCCCCGGATGCACTCCTCGACCCGACGGCGGAAACGCAGCCCCCCCTCGCGAATGGCGGGGTCCTGGATGGCGCTGACCAGGAAGGCCGCGATCAGCCGGCGCCGCTCGCGGGTCACCGAGACGAGCTCGGCGACCGCCGCTTCGACGACCTGCGCGGTGCTCACGTTCTCCCATCGCCGGGCGTCGGCCAGCGCCTCCAGGCGCTGCCACACCTCGATGAAGTGTCGCTCCTCGAGCGCCCGCAGCAGCTCGTTCTTGTCCCGGAAGCGGGCGTAGAAGCCGCCCACCGACGAGCGCGCGCGCCGCGCGATCTCGGGGATCGAGACCGCCGCATGGCCCTTCTCCTCGATGAGGACCTGGGCCGCGTCGAGGAGGCGCTGGAGGGTGCGCTCGCTGCGCGCCTGCTTGGGGCCGGCGACGGTCTGGAGCGGGAAGGCGATGGTCTGGGCCACGATCAGAATCAGAATCCGATTCTAGTTCTTACTTCAGGCCCGGCCCGTCGTCCAGCCCCCCTTGCCGGTGGCGTATACTACGAGGCGCCCATGGCCGAGCTCGCATTCGAGCGGATCGAAGGCCCGCGTCCCCGCAAGACGATCGCGTTCCTCCACGGCATCCTCGGCTCGGGGAGGAATCTCCGCACGATCGCGCGCCGCTTCGTCGACGCGCGTCCGAGCTGGACCGCGTGGCTGGTCGACCTCCGGGGGCACGGACGCTCGCCGAAGGGAACGCCCGACCCGTCGCTCGAGGCCGCCGCCCGTGACGTGGTCGACCTCGTCGCCCGGGCCGCGCCGCCGGTCGTCGCGATCGCCGGGCACAGCTTCGGCGGCAAGGTGGCGCTCGAGGCGCTGCGGATCGGGACCGGATCGCTCGAGGACGTGCTCACGATCGACAGCGTGCCGGGCGCGCGGGAGCCGCTGCGCGGCGGAGACAGTGCGCTCGCGGTGATCGAGACGCTCGAGTCGCTCCCTCCCGCGTTCGCGTCGACGAGCGCGTTCGTC containing:
- a CDS encoding ferritin-like domain-containing protein, encoding MEYAQRNPLPVPPGGAYEPIKATIDSVFDWQYALRKRNLLNLYEKGKTLAWNANDLDWSTDVDIERLVRQRVANGLAPMINAMLSPPVHLGDDEVIRMQLHLNAFMLSQFLHGEQGALLATAKIVQGVPWAEAKFYAANQVADEARHVEVYHR
- a CDS encoding TetR/AcrR family transcriptional regulator; this translates as MLILIVAQTIAFPLQTVAGPKQARSERTLQRLLDAAQVLIEEKGHAAVSIPEIARRARSSVGGFYARFRDKNELLRALEERHFIEVWQRLEALADARRWENVSTAQVVEAAVAELVSVTRERRRLIAAFLVSAIQDPAIREGGLRFRRRVEECIRGLLLPRRGEMDHPDPALAVDLAVQTAFALMNHHVLIEKTEAAGRPLSDDELRRELTTMFLRYVGIARPASSRTKARKRRR
- a CDS encoding alpha/beta hydrolase, coding for MALLLDEDLGRVEEALEGALAARLLGAGDGLEREGDGLGHDQNQNPILVLTSGPARRPAPLAGGVYYEAPMAELAFERIEGPRPRKTIAFLHGILGSGRNLRTIARRFVDARPSWTAWLVDLRGHGRSPKGTPDPSLEAAARDVVDLVARAAPPVVAIAGHSFGGKVALEALRIGTGSLEDVLTIDSVPGAREPLRGGDSALAVIETLESLPPAFASTSAFVEAIMAAGHGRALAQWLALSLERSDGGVRFALDLREVRALLLDYFARDLWPVVEHPPDDARVHLVIADRSASYSGVDRERARALAGERVTVDLLPAGHFVHVNDPGGLVRVMLDRF